A single genomic interval of Bradyrhizobium sp. AZCC 1693 harbors:
- a CDS encoding type II toxin-antitoxin system VapB family antitoxin produces MNIRSAKVDELVQRLARLTGEDVETALERAIEERLSRVASPIPTDRRAAMDSFFEKASRLRVLDPRPADEIMGYDRFGLPS; encoded by the coding sequence ATGAACATCCGTTCTGCGAAGGTAGATGAACTCGTACAGCGGCTTGCTCGCCTCACCGGCGAGGATGTCGAAACGGCTTTGGAGCGCGCAATTGAGGAGCGGCTGTCCCGCGTTGCATCGCCAATTCCAACCGACCGAAGAGCTGCAATGGATTCGTTCTTCGAAAAGGCGTCTCGCCTGCGTGTTCTGGATCCCCGGCCGGCGGACGAGATCATGGGTTATGACCGCTTCGGGTTGCCGTCCTGA
- a CDS encoding PQQ-dependent sugar dehydrogenase, with product MNMSGIFARIVALIGAVALLWRRLQGSAPAPAWGNAPAIPEAKPQGAIPTLKMPTAQGWSDGQKPTAAPGLKVNAFAKDLDHPRWINVLPNGDVLIAEATQIAGPPRSVFHYAMQATMRRAAALGVSADRITLLRDRDGDGVAERRGVFMEGLSQPFGMALVGDTFYVGNTDGVVAFPYVAGADRIAAEGRKLVAFKPSGHWTRSLLPSADGKKLYAGVGSLSNIAEMGMEVEEGRAAIYELDLPGGTSRIFASGLRNAVGLAWEPNTNVLWTVVNERDGLGDETPPDYLTSVRDGGFYGWPYCYWGQTVDDRVPQDPAMVAKAIQPDYALGGHTASLGLCWMPSGTLPGFPDGMVIGQHGSWNRSTLSGYAVVFVPFENGRPSGPPRDILTGFLAPDEKVSYGRPVGVTLGPDSSLLVADDVGNVIWRVTGDQQG from the coding sequence ATGAACATGTCGGGTATTTTTGCGCGCATCGTCGCGCTGATCGGCGCCGTCGCGCTGTTGTGGCGCCGTCTGCAGGGATCTGCGCCTGCACCGGCATGGGGCAACGCACCGGCTATACCGGAGGCGAAGCCGCAAGGCGCCATCCCGACGCTCAAGATGCCGACGGCCCAGGGCTGGAGCGACGGGCAAAAGCCAACCGCGGCACCCGGGCTCAAGGTCAACGCGTTTGCGAAGGATCTGGACCACCCGCGCTGGATCAACGTGCTGCCCAACGGAGACGTTCTCATCGCCGAGGCGACGCAAATCGCGGGACCGCCCAGGAGCGTGTTCCATTATGCGATGCAGGCGACGATGCGGCGTGCCGCGGCGCTCGGCGTCAGCGCTGACCGTATCACCCTGTTGCGCGATCGCGACGGCGACGGCGTTGCCGAACGACGCGGGGTTTTCATGGAAGGGCTGAGCCAGCCGTTCGGAATGGCGCTGGTCGGCGACACCTTCTATGTCGGCAACACCGACGGCGTAGTCGCCTTTCCATATGTGGCGGGCGCAGACCGCATCGCGGCCGAGGGGCGGAAACTCGTGGCGTTCAAGCCCAGCGGGCATTGGACGCGGAGCCTGCTGCCGAGCGCAGACGGCAAAAAGCTCTATGCCGGCGTCGGCTCGCTCAGCAACATCGCCGAGATGGGTATGGAAGTGGAGGAAGGCCGCGCCGCGATCTATGAGCTCGATCTGCCCGGCGGCACGAGCCGCATCTTCGCCAGTGGCCTGCGCAACGCCGTGGGACTGGCATGGGAGCCCAACACAAACGTGCTCTGGACGGTCGTCAACGAGCGCGACGGGCTCGGCGACGAGACGCCGCCGGACTACCTGACTTCAGTGCGCGACGGCGGTTTCTACGGCTGGCCCTATTGCTACTGGGGCCAGACGGTGGACGATCGCGTGCCGCAGGATCCGGCCATGGTGGCAAAGGCGATTCAGCCGGATTACGCGCTCGGCGGCCATACCGCCTCGCTCGGCCTGTGCTGGATGCCATCAGGCACGCTGCCGGGCTTTCCGGACGGCATGGTGATCGGCCAGCACGGCTCCTGGAATCGCAGCACGCTCAGCGGCTACGCCGTCGTCTTCGTGCCGTTCGAGAACGGGCGCCCGTCGGGTCCGCCGCGGGATATTCTGACCGGCTTTCTCGCGCCCGACGAGAAGGTCTCCTACGGGCGACCGGTCGGCGTCACGCTCGGCCCCGACAGTTCGCTGCTGGTGGCGGATGATGTCGGCAACGTCATCTGGCGCGTGACGGGCGATCAACAGGGCTGA
- the queA gene encoding tRNA preQ1(34) S-adenosylmethionine ribosyltransferase-isomerase QueA, translated as MRTDLFDFELPATSIALRPASPRDSARMLVVQPDGVLHDRSVAELPQWLQPGDQLVVNDTKVISARLKGRRIGRETEPKIDATLIKRLDGSRWQALVKPAKKLAPGDIVRFGNEGKVCLLGHLDAEVEAKGDEGEITLSFSFHGPALDQAIADLGTPPLPPYIASKRTPDDRDAADYQTMFAANEGAVAAPTAGLHFTPELEAALRGRGVELHRLTLHVGAGTFLPVKVEETSEHRMHAEWGSISADTASALNAARAKGGRIIAVGTTSLRLLESAATEDGTIQPFDGETSIFITPGYRFRAVDILMTNFHLPRSTLFMLVSAFSGLDTMKQAYAHAIAAGYRFYSYGDACLLFRGQH; from the coding sequence ATGCGCACCGATCTCTTCGACTTCGAACTCCCCGCCACGAGCATCGCGCTGCGGCCTGCAAGCCCACGCGATTCCGCGCGCATGCTGGTGGTACAGCCGGATGGCGTGTTGCATGACCGCAGCGTCGCCGAGCTGCCGCAATGGCTGCAGCCTGGCGACCAGCTCGTCGTCAACGACACCAAGGTGATTTCCGCCCGGCTCAAAGGCCGCCGGATCGGCCGCGAGACCGAGCCGAAGATCGACGCGACATTGATCAAGCGCCTTGATGGCTCGCGCTGGCAGGCGCTGGTCAAGCCTGCGAAGAAGCTCGCGCCCGGAGACATCGTTCGCTTCGGCAATGAAGGCAAGGTCTGCCTGCTCGGCCATCTCGACGCCGAGGTCGAGGCCAAGGGCGACGAGGGAGAGATCACGCTGTCGTTTTCGTTTCACGGGCCGGCGCTGGATCAGGCCATCGCCGATCTCGGCACGCCACCGCTGCCGCCCTACATCGCCTCGAAGCGCACGCCCGACGATCGCGACGCCGCCGACTACCAGACCATGTTCGCCGCCAACGAGGGGGCGGTCGCGGCGCCGACGGCGGGCCTGCATTTCACGCCTGAGCTGGAAGCCGCGCTGCGCGGCCGCGGCGTCGAACTGCACCGGCTGACCTTGCATGTTGGGGCAGGGACCTTCCTGCCGGTCAAGGTCGAGGAAACCTCCGAGCACAGGATGCATGCCGAGTGGGGGTCGATATCGGCCGATACCGCATCCGCGTTGAACGCCGCGCGCGCCAAAGGCGGGCGCATCATCGCGGTCGGCACCACGTCGCTGCGGCTACTGGAGAGCGCTGCGACCGAGGACGGCACCATTCAGCCGTTCGACGGCGAGACCTCGATCTTCATAACGCCGGGCTATCGCTTTCGCGCGGTCGATATTCTCATGACCAATTTCCACTTGCCGCGCTCGACGCTGTTCATGCTGGTGTCGGCCTTCTCCGGTCTCGACACGATGAAGCAGGCCTACGCGCATGCGATTGCGGCGGGGTACCGGTTCTATTCCTATGGCGATGCCTGCCTGCTGTTTCGTGGACAGCACTAG
- a CDS encoding aspartate-semialdehyde dehydrogenase has protein sequence MSHEPVVAIAGVTGAVGAEFIATMDRRAFPVRKLKALASARSAGKTIDFRGERIVIEELTERSFEGVDIALFSAGSGTSRKFSPAAVKAGAVVIDNSSAFRMDPNVPLVIPEINAGRIREHKGIIAVPNCSAITALVPLWPIHKANRIKRVILSTYQAASGGGAAVMQELVESTRAYLDGRPFEPKVIQHPYAFNLFSHNTAVDPETGYNDEETKVIKETRKIFEDEKIAIGVTCVRVPVLRAHSEAITFECERPITEDEVRAILSKAPGVRIVDDRAKNYFPMPIDASGQDDVLVGRIRKDLSDASGHSISMFVSADQLLKGAALNAIQIAELLPQRAMA, from the coding sequence GTGAGCCACGAACCCGTTGTAGCCATTGCCGGCGTAACCGGCGCTGTCGGCGCCGAATTCATCGCCACCATGGACAGGCGCGCCTTTCCCGTCCGCAAGCTCAAGGCGCTGGCCAGCGCCCGGTCGGCGGGAAAGACCATCGACTTCCGCGGTGAGAGGATCGTGATCGAGGAGCTCACCGAAAGGTCGTTCGAAGGCGTCGACATCGCGCTGTTCTCGGCAGGTAGCGGCACCTCGCGAAAATTCTCGCCCGCGGCCGTCAAGGCCGGTGCAGTCGTGATCGACAATTCCTCGGCCTTCCGCATGGACCCGAACGTGCCGCTGGTGATCCCCGAGATCAACGCGGGCCGCATCCGCGAGCACAAGGGCATCATCGCCGTCCCGAACTGCTCGGCGATCACGGCGCTGGTGCCGCTGTGGCCGATCCACAAGGCCAACCGCATCAAGCGCGTCATCCTCTCGACCTATCAAGCGGCGAGCGGCGGTGGCGCCGCCGTGATGCAAGAGCTGGTGGAATCGACCCGCGCCTATCTCGACGGCCGGCCGTTCGAACCCAAGGTGATTCAGCACCCCTACGCCTTCAACCTGTTCAGCCACAACACGGCTGTTGATCCCGAGACCGGCTACAACGACGAAGAGACCAAGGTCATCAAGGAGACGCGGAAGATCTTCGAGGACGAAAAGATCGCGATCGGCGTCACCTGCGTCCGCGTGCCGGTACTGCGCGCGCATAGTGAGGCGATCACGTTCGAATGCGAAAGGCCGATCACCGAGGATGAAGTCCGCGCCATCCTGTCGAAGGCACCGGGCGTCAGAATCGTCGACGACCGAGCGAAGAACTACTTCCCGATGCCGATCGATGCGTCAGGCCAGGACGACGTCCTCGTCGGCCGTATCCGCAAGGATCTCAGCGATGCTAGCGGCCACTCGATCTCGATGTTCGTGTCGGCCGATCAGCTCCTCAAGGGCGCGGCGCTCAACGCGATCCAGATCGCGGAATTGCTGCCACAGCGGGCGATGGCGTGA
- a CDS encoding peptidylprolyl isomerase, with product MADTENTLILETTQGPVTIEMRPDLAPGHVARIKELVREGFYDGIVFHRVIEGFMAQTGCPHGTGTGGSGKKLKAEFNKEPHVRGTTSMARAASPDSGDSQFFICFDDASFLNGQYTVWGKVTSGMENVDKIKRGEPVQNPDKIVKARMAVDAA from the coding sequence ATGGCTGATACAGAAAATACTTTGATCCTTGAAACCACCCAGGGCCCCGTCACGATCGAAATGCGCCCCGATTTGGCGCCGGGTCACGTCGCCCGGATCAAGGAACTGGTGCGCGAGGGATTTTACGACGGCATCGTGTTCCATCGCGTGATCGAGGGTTTCATGGCGCAGACCGGATGCCCGCACGGCACCGGCACCGGCGGTTCCGGCAAGAAGCTGAAGGCCGAATTCAACAAGGAACCGCATGTGCGCGGCACCACCTCGATGGCCCGCGCCGCGAGCCCGGATTCCGGCGACAGCCAGTTCTTCATCTGCTTCGACGACGCCTCCTTCCTCAACGGCCAGTACACGGTCTGGGGCAAGGTCACCTCCGGCATGGAGAACGTCGACAAGATCAAGCGCGGCGAGCCGGTGCAGAATCCGGACAAGATCGTGAAAGCGCGGATGGCCGTCGACGCGGCTTGA
- a CDS encoding type II toxin-antitoxin system VapC family toxin, with the protein MVLDTSAIIAAIANESDGSRYRTAMFGADSLLISAVTVLETKVVLFARLGSEAVDLFDELLEKAGIVVVSFDGEMARAAFDAFRRSARVRVIRPN; encoded by the coding sequence ATGGTTCTCGATACCTCCGCGATCATTGCTGCCATCGCGAATGAATCGGATGGATCGCGTTATCGTACGGCAATGTTCGGTGCCGACAGCTTGTTAATTTCGGCCGTAACCGTCCTCGAAACCAAGGTCGTTCTCTTTGCGCGTCTTGGGTCGGAGGCCGTCGATCTTTTCGACGAGCTACTGGAGAAGGCGGGAATTGTCGTCGTGTCATTTGATGGCGAAATGGCTAGAGCCGCTTTCGACGCGTTCCGACGTTCGGCAAGGGTCAGGGTCATCCGGCCCAATTGA